The Algoriphagus sanaruensis genome window below encodes:
- a CDS encoding NADP-dependent isocitrate dehydrogenase produces MSQSPKILYTLTDEAPALATYSLLPIVQAFTKSAGVQVETRDISLSGRIIANFPEFLTPEQRINDDLAELGQIATTPEANIVKLPNISASVPQLKSAIKELQSKGYALPDYPEEPKTEEEKSIKAKYDKIKGSAVNPVLREGNSDRRAPLAVKNYAKKHPHSMGKWSAESKSHVDSMSQGDFYGSEKSVTLPAATTVSIELIGNNGQKETLKSGLKLQEGEVIDASTLSVNELKSFLKKAKADAKAQGVLFSLHMKATMMKVSDPIIFGHAVKVFFAPVFEKHAATLESIGVDVNNGFGDLLANLEKLPAEKKAEILADIDACYVDSPDLAMVNSDKGITNLHVPSDVIIDASMPAMIRTSGQMWNKAGKLQDTKAVIPDRSYAGVYQAVIEFCKKNGAFDPATMGSVPNVGLMAQKAEEYGSHDKTFEIPFAGSVQVIDANGAVLISHEVEAGDIWRMCQTKDAPIQDWVKLAVTRARLSETPAVFWLDKNRAHDAELIKKVEKYLPNHDTQGLEIHIMSPIDATLFSCERIKEGKDTISVTGNVLRDYLTDLFPILEVGTSAKMLSIVPLMNGGGLFETGAGGSAPKHVEQFTQEGHLRWDSLGEFLALAVSLEHLGQTFDNPTALLLGETLDKATGRWLEEDKSPARVVGKLDNRGGHYYLAMYWAEELAKQTKDAGLAAKFAPIASAMASQEAKIVEEYNGSQGTPVDIGGYYRPDTAKASKAMCPSETFNSILAQLA; encoded by the coding sequence ATGAGTCAATCACCTAAAATCCTGTATACGCTGACAGATGAGGCGCCAGCCCTAGCCACGTATTCCCTATTACCTATTGTACAAGCATTTACAAAATCAGCTGGCGTTCAGGTTGAAACCAGAGACATCTCGCTCTCCGGAAGAATCATTGCCAATTTCCCTGAATTTCTTACTCCAGAGCAACGAATCAATGACGATTTAGCTGAGCTAGGACAAATTGCCACGACTCCAGAAGCCAACATTGTCAAACTTCCAAATATTTCTGCATCGGTTCCTCAGCTAAAGTCAGCCATCAAAGAACTTCAGTCAAAAGGCTATGCACTTCCCGACTATCCGGAAGAGCCAAAAACTGAAGAGGAGAAATCCATCAAAGCTAAATATGACAAAATCAAAGGCTCTGCAGTAAATCCAGTATTACGTGAAGGAAATTCAGACCGACGAGCTCCTTTGGCAGTGAAAAACTACGCCAAAAAGCATCCTCATTCCATGGGTAAATGGTCGGCAGAATCCAAGTCTCATGTAGACAGCATGTCTCAAGGAGATTTTTACGGAAGTGAAAAATCCGTAACACTTCCTGCCGCCACCACTGTTTCTATTGAGCTTATTGGCAATAACGGCCAAAAGGAAACTTTGAAATCAGGACTTAAGCTTCAAGAAGGAGAAGTTATTGATGCTTCCACTTTGAGTGTAAATGAATTGAAATCCTTCTTGAAAAAAGCGAAAGCTGATGCGAAAGCACAAGGGGTTTTGTTTTCGCTACACATGAAAGCAACCATGATGAAGGTCTCTGACCCGATCATTTTTGGTCATGCAGTAAAAGTTTTCTTTGCCCCAGTTTTTGAAAAACATGCTGCTACCTTGGAATCCATCGGAGTGGATGTAAACAATGGTTTTGGAGATTTGCTGGCTAATCTGGAAAAACTTCCAGCTGAGAAAAAAGCTGAAATCTTAGCCGATATCGATGCTTGCTATGTAGATAGTCCAGACTTGGCAATGGTAAATTCAGACAAAGGAATTACCAATCTTCACGTCCCAAGTGATGTGATTATTGATGCTTCCATGCCTGCCATGATCCGAACCTCGGGACAGATGTGGAACAAAGCCGGAAAACTTCAAGATACCAAAGCAGTCATCCCAGATAGAAGTTACGCAGGTGTGTACCAGGCAGTCATTGAATTCTGTAAGAAAAACGGTGCTTTTGATCCAGCTACGATGGGTTCTGTACCAAACGTAGGTCTAATGGCTCAAAAAGCAGAAGAATATGGTTCACATGACAAGACCTTTGAAATTCCATTCGCAGGTTCTGTTCAAGTAATTGATGCAAATGGAGCTGTCCTCATTTCACATGAAGTTGAAGCTGGAGATATTTGGAGAATGTGTCAAACCAAAGATGCTCCAATTCAAGATTGGGTAAAATTAGCGGTAACACGTGCTCGTCTTTCTGAGACACCTGCTGTTTTCTGGTTGGATAAAAATAGAGCACATGATGCAGAATTAATCAAAAAGGTAGAAAAGTACCTTCCTAATCACGACACTCAAGGATTGGAAATCCACATCATGTCTCCAATCGATGCGACTCTTTTCTCGTGTGAGCGAATCAAAGAAGGAAAGGACACTATCTCTGTGACTGGAAACGTCCTTCGAGATTATTTAACAGATCTTTTCCCAATCTTAGAAGTAGGTACATCCGCTAAAATGCTCTCCATAGTTCCTCTAATGAACGGAGGAGGCTTATTTGAAACAGGCGCAGGTGGATCTGCCCCTAAGCACGTGGAGCAATTCACCCAAGAAGGACATTTACGTTGGGATTCTCTAGGTGAATTTTTGGCTTTAGCTGTTTCATTGGAGCACCTTGGTCAGACCTTTGACAATCCGACCGCTCTATTACTAGGAGAAACTTTAGATAAAGCAACTGGAAGATGGCTTGAAGAAGATAAATCCCCAGCACGTGTGGTGGGCAAGCTAGACAACCGTGGCGGACATTACTACCTAGCGATGTATTGGGCTGAAGAATTGGCCAAGCAAACCAAAGATGCAGGTTTAGCTGCGAAGTTTGCCCCAATTGCCTCTGCCATGGCTAGTCAGGAAGCAAAAATCGTGGAAGAATATAATGGCAGTCAGGGAACCCCGGTAGATATCGGAGGATACTATCGCCCAGATACAGCCAAAGCCTCTAAGGCGATGTGTCCAAGTGAGACCTTCAATTCGATTTTGGCTCAATTGGCCTAA
- a CDS encoding S1 family peptidase codes for MFVDAIQRVGGFTRAIHSIAKKPLSNQIEKGAATLFFVNNQGWALTCKHVAQWISQADQINRKYESFRSELKHGKVAEQELMDKYSLSTNQAVEMRITFVDCVDRIEKIHFFNHPVYDLALLKFEGFEKIQCSNFPVFAETDQTIQPGQMLCRLGFPFPEFSNFKWDASLQQLLWTKDGQARSPRFPIEGMVTRFLGDKAGKVYGIEMSTPGLRGQSGGPLFDGEGRIAGMQSRTKHLHLGFDIEEKEIVAHGTPKKVNDYAFIHLGECIHVSVIKAFLDSHQVSYQIG; via the coding sequence ATGTTTGTAGATGCCATTCAGCGGGTTGGGGGCTTCACCCGAGCGATTCATTCCATTGCCAAAAAGCCTCTTTCAAATCAAATAGAAAAAGGAGCCGCGACTTTATTTTTTGTCAATAACCAAGGATGGGCTCTAACATGTAAGCATGTCGCCCAATGGATTTCTCAAGCCGATCAGATCAATCGAAAGTATGAATCATTTCGAAGTGAGCTAAAACATGGAAAAGTGGCTGAGCAGGAATTAATGGATAAGTATTCTCTTTCCACAAATCAGGCTGTTGAGATGCGAATTACGTTTGTCGATTGCGTGGATCGAATTGAGAAGATCCATTTTTTTAATCATCCCGTCTATGATTTGGCACTTTTGAAGTTTGAAGGATTCGAGAAAATACAATGCAGTAACTTCCCAGTTTTTGCGGAAACAGACCAAACCATTCAGCCAGGTCAAATGCTGTGTCGGCTGGGATTTCCATTTCCCGAATTTTCAAATTTTAAATGGGATGCTTCGCTTCAGCAATTGCTCTGGACCAAGGATGGCCAAGCGCGGTCTCCGCGTTTCCCAATTGAAGGGATGGTGACTCGATTTCTTGGGGACAAAGCCGGGAAAGTTTATGGAATAGAAATGAGTACTCCGGGATTAAGGGGGCAAAGTGGAGGGCCTTTATTTGATGGAGAGGGGAGGATTGCTGGAATGCAAAGCCGAACGAAGCACCTTCACCTAGGATTTGATATTGAAGAGAAAGAAATCGTAGCACATGGGACTCCCAAAAAGGTGAATGATTATGCGTTTATCCATTTAGGGGAATGCATTCACGTGTCTGTGATCAAGGCCTTTCTGGATTCGCATCAGGTATCCTATCAAATAGGATAA
- the gap gene encoding type I glyceraldehyde-3-phosphate dehydrogenase, protein MSKIKVGINGFGRIGRLAFRVTQERPDIQVVAINDLIDVDYMAYMLKYDSTHGLFKGTVEVIDGNLVVNGNAIRVTAEKNPANLKWGDVGADYVIESTGIFLTKESAQGHIDAGAKKVIMSAPSKDDTPMFVMGVNEHTYTSDMTFVSNASCTTNCLAPIAKVLNDNWGIEEGLMTTVHATTATQKTVDGPSAKDWRGGRGAGQNIIPSSTGAAKAVGKVIPELNGKLTGMAFRVPTPDVSVVDLTVRLKKPAKYAEICAKMKEASETTMKGVLGYTEDAVVSNDFIGDARTSIFDAEAGIQLSDTFVKVVSWYDNEWGYSNKVVDLLTYIASK, encoded by the coding sequence ATGAGCAAGATTAAAGTAGGAATCAACGGTTTCGGAAGAATCGGCCGATTAGCTTTCCGCGTAACACAAGAAAGACCAGACATTCAGGTAGTAGCCATCAATGATTTGATTGATGTGGACTACATGGCTTATATGCTAAAGTATGACTCTACGCACGGACTATTCAAAGGAACCGTAGAAGTTATCGACGGAAATTTGGTAGTAAACGGAAATGCTATCCGAGTGACTGCTGAGAAAAACCCAGCTAATTTGAAGTGGGGAGATGTAGGTGCAGATTATGTAATCGAATCTACTGGTATTTTCTTGACCAAGGAATCGGCTCAAGGTCATATCGATGCGGGTGCTAAAAAAGTAATCATGTCGGCTCCATCTAAGGATGACACTCCAATGTTTGTAATGGGTGTAAACGAGCATACTTACACTTCAGACATGACCTTCGTATCTAACGCATCTTGTACTACCAACTGCTTGGCTCCAATCGCGAAAGTATTGAATGACAATTGGGGAATTGAAGAAGGTCTAATGACCACAGTACATGCTACTACAGCTACTCAAAAAACAGTAGACGGCCCATCTGCAAAAGACTGGAGAGGTGGACGTGGTGCTGGTCAAAACATCATCCCTTCATCCACTGGAGCTGCTAAAGCTGTAGGAAAAGTAATTCCTGAGTTGAATGGTAAATTGACTGGTATGGCTTTCCGAGTTCCAACTCCAGACGTATCTGTGGTTGACTTGACTGTACGTCTGAAAAAGCCAGCGAAATATGCAGAAATCTGCGCAAAAATGAAGGAAGCTTCGGAGACCACCATGAAAGGTGTGCTTGGCTATACTGAAGATGCAGTTGTTTCCAATGACTTCATCGGAGATGCGCGTACTTCTATCTTTGATGCTGAGGCTGGAATCCAACTTTCTGACACATTTGTGAAAGTGGTTTCTTGGTATGACAACGAATGGGGTTATTCCAATAAAGTAGTAGATCTTTTGACCTACATCGCTTCCAAATAA
- a CDS encoding LON peptidase substrate-binding domain-containing protein produces MFLPFFPLKLVAFPGEDLNLHIFEPRYRQLIAEVEEKNSMFGVCTFIDSLTGFGTEVKLVQVLKRYEDGRLDIKTRGIRAFKINSFQNPVPDKLYSGGDVEFLDHDPKVSYSTHKEYLHYLKETLNYLGNPILGLENSITSFSFAHKVGLKLEEELELLKLRSEEERSLFLIRHFRYMLPILKAAESAKEKIKQNGHVKHLDPLNF; encoded by the coding sequence ATGTTTCTTCCTTTCTTCCCACTGAAATTGGTGGCCTTCCCGGGGGAAGACCTTAATCTTCACATTTTTGAGCCCAGATATCGACAATTGATCGCGGAGGTGGAAGAGAAGAATTCAATGTTTGGCGTCTGTACTTTTATTGATAGCCTGACAGGATTTGGGACTGAAGTAAAACTGGTACAGGTACTTAAGCGATATGAGGATGGTCGATTGGATATTAAGACCAGAGGTATCCGTGCATTTAAAATTAATTCCTTCCAAAATCCCGTTCCTGACAAACTTTACTCAGGTGGGGATGTAGAGTTTTTAGATCATGACCCAAAAGTCTCATATTCTACGCACAAAGAATATTTGCACTACCTGAAAGAAACCCTAAACTATCTAGGAAACCCTATTCTTGGATTGGAAAATTCCATCACCTCTTTCTCCTTTGCTCATAAAGTCGGCTTAAAGTTGGAAGAGGAGCTTGAGCTTTTGAAATTACGATCTGAAGAAGAGCGATCTTTATTTTTGATCCGGCATTTTAGATATATGCTTCCGATCCTAAAAGCAGCCGAATCCGCGAAGGAAAAGATCAAACAAAACGGCCATGTCAAACATTTGGACCCTTTGAATTTCTGA
- a CDS encoding arylsulfatase, translating to MMTANSDLSFSRNFYLQLAMLFLFLVQVPAANGQPIPVKEQKPNIILILTDDQGWGDLSISGNSAVATPNLDLLARNGVSFQRFYVSPVCSPTRAEILTGRYHFRSGVYSTSEGGERIDLDEVLLAEVLRKEGYRTAGYGKWHSGAQYPYHPNGRGFEDFYGFCSGHWGNYFDPMLEHNGEVVKGNGFIIDDLTDKAIEFVTANREEPFFLYVPYNTPHSPMQVPASYWERFKEKELLPHRYSGQEDVVHSRAALAMVENVDWNVGRLLERVENLDLLDNTIVIFLSDNGPNGFRWNGDLKGRKGSVDEGGVRSPFFIYWKGKIEGGKTMHKVASAIDLFPTLLSLTGIDYVSEKPLDGKDLSSLLVNEEVEWPNRFVFSYWEKKASIRNESFLLDEKDQLFDLRSDPGQYHVVSDQFPEIYNQMIKEKQARLAEVLAELPEKDTRSFALGHPDFKFNQLPARDAVAHGNIKRSNRFPNSSFFTNWTSTTDSLTWEVDVLADGEFEVEVYYTCEADFLGSTLHLQMGDASLQGKVMDSYGQQLIGADEDRVLRQESYEQNWGKMKLGKIKLVKGIGQLTLKAIDIPKGKVMDFRLMTLTRI from the coding sequence ATGATGACTGCTAACTCGGATTTGAGTTTTTCTCGGAATTTCTATTTGCAGCTTGCTATGCTTTTTCTATTCCTAGTTCAAGTACCCGCAGCTAATGGTCAACCTATTCCAGTCAAAGAACAGAAGCCAAATATTATTCTAATTCTCACAGATGATCAAGGTTGGGGGGATTTGAGTATTTCGGGAAACTCGGCGGTGGCTACTCCAAATCTTGATCTTTTGGCTCGAAATGGCGTCTCCTTCCAACGATTTTATGTCAGTCCTGTCTGCTCTCCAACTCGCGCTGAAATACTAACTGGACGTTATCATTTTCGATCGGGAGTCTATTCTACCTCCGAGGGAGGAGAAAGGATAGATTTAGATGAGGTTTTACTTGCAGAAGTTTTAAGAAAGGAGGGATATCGCACAGCAGGCTATGGGAAATGGCATAGTGGCGCTCAATATCCTTATCATCCCAATGGTCGGGGGTTCGAAGATTTTTATGGATTCTGCTCGGGTCATTGGGGTAATTATTTCGATCCCATGCTAGAACACAACGGGGAAGTGGTCAAAGGAAATGGATTTATCATTGATGACCTGACCGACAAGGCTATCGAGTTTGTCACTGCAAATCGCGAAGAGCCTTTCTTCTTGTACGTGCCTTACAATACTCCCCATAGTCCCATGCAAGTTCCTGCGAGCTATTGGGAAAGATTTAAGGAAAAGGAACTACTACCTCACCGATATTCTGGTCAGGAAGATGTGGTCCATTCAAGGGCGGCATTAGCCATGGTGGAAAATGTAGATTGGAATGTTGGGCGTCTCCTTGAACGTGTAGAGAATCTGGATCTTTTGGATAATACAATTGTGATTTTCCTTTCCGATAATGGTCCAAATGGTTTCCGTTGGAATGGAGATTTGAAAGGCAGGAAAGGATCAGTCGATGAAGGAGGAGTAAGAAGTCCCTTCTTTATTTATTGGAAAGGCAAGATTGAAGGTGGGAAAACCATGCATAAAGTAGCCAGCGCTATTGATCTTTTCCCAACACTCTTGTCACTAACAGGAATTGACTATGTTTCTGAAAAACCACTTGATGGAAAAGACTTGAGTTCACTCCTAGTGAATGAGGAGGTCGAATGGCCCAATCGATTTGTCTTCTCCTATTGGGAAAAGAAAGCAAGTATTAGAAACGAGTCATTTCTTCTGGATGAAAAAGATCAATTGTTTGATTTACGGTCTGACCCTGGACAGTATCATGTCGTTTCTGATCAATTTCCTGAAATATATAACCAGATGATCAAGGAAAAACAGGCTAGGCTTGCTGAGGTCCTAGCTGAATTACCTGAAAAGGATACTCGGAGTTTTGCATTGGGTCATCCGGATTTTAAGTTCAATCAATTACCTGCGAGAGATGCCGTGGCTCATGGGAATATTAAACGATCGAATCGATTTCCAAATAGTTCCTTTTTTACCAATTGGACTTCTACCACCGATAGCTTGACTTGGGAAGTTGATGTACTTGCAGACGGGGAATTTGAAGTTGAAGTCTACTATACCTGTGAAGCTGATTTCCTTGGTTCAACACTGCATCTCCAAATGGGCGATGCCTCACTTCAGGGAAAGGTGATGGATTCTTACGGCCAGCAACTAATTGGTGCCGATGAAGATCGCGTATTAAGGCAGGAGTCCTATGAACAAAATTGGGGGAAAATGAAGCTTGGAAAAATCAAGCTGGTCAAAGGGATCGGTCAATTAACGCTCAAGGCAATAGACATTCCGAAGGGGAAAGTAATGGACTTTAGGTTGATGACTTTAACTAGGATTTAG
- a CDS encoding M1 family metallopeptidase, translating into MKNRLVFLLILGLSSCKGDQSDLHFFDPGISVELAEFRSQQIKDIHYQLEFSIPEQKTDPIASKLNLDLELVNIAHPLILDFNETPEKILAIQVNGKAIPVRHENEHLIIDSEYLIKGKNQVEISFIAGDLSLNRNDDFLYTLLVPDRASTLFPCFDQPDLKASYSLTLIAPKDWTVLAGAPILTKVAQGEYVKHEFQKSDRMSTYLFSFVAGKFHEATSTMGMPMHLLYREDNEEKVSTSLPELFRLHQQSVEFLESYTGYPFPFQKLDFATIPIFQYGGMEHVGAIQYREGALFLGPEATDSELLSRAKLIGHETAHMWFGDLVTMKWFNDVWMKEVFANFMAGKIANPAFPQINHDLLFLTSLYPGAYAEDRTKGTNPIRQNLSNLKNAGSLYGGIIYNKAPIMMRQLETLMGEEAFQKGIQAYIKNFANGNAEWNDLVQLLDQQTPEDLMAWSEVWVNQSSRPIFTQDLTLAKDGKIETLRLIQKAEDGSDKVWPQFFEVTLVYADTTRIIPVSIKGRSEEILEAKELEKPLAIWYNTDGLGYGVFPIDESNLDQIPQIENEVSRASAYLNLFENTLNGGVKPTKNLEVIQAGLKRENNEIILQLISGQANTLFWTFLSEEVRKEEAEKMEALVWDRLNQGLKPNVKKSLYNLYSGIAFSETGQAKLYGIWNKEINISNLNLSSDNLTGLAMNLALFGHPKSEEILDQERSRITNSDRLARFDFLRPALSGKEEDRDALFLSFKDSQNREKESWVLAACGYIHHPLRQKESVKHLSLALDLMEEIQRTGDIFFPKGWASNTIGQYNSPEAEQLVQDFLKSKPDFNPVLKNKILQATDNLSRAQKILV; encoded by the coding sequence ATGAAAAACCGTCTCGTCTTCCTTCTAATTCTAGGTCTGTCCTCTTGTAAAGGAGATCAATCCGATTTGCATTTTTTTGATCCAGGGATTTCTGTTGAATTGGCAGAATTCCGAAGTCAACAAATTAAGGATATTCATTACCAACTTGAATTTTCGATTCCTGAGCAAAAAACTGATCCAATTGCTTCTAAATTAAATCTCGACTTGGAGCTGGTCAACATTGCTCATCCTTTAATCTTAGACTTTAATGAGACTCCTGAAAAAATTCTCGCCATCCAAGTAAATGGAAAAGCGATTCCTGTGAGGCATGAAAATGAGCATCTCATTATAGATTCTGAGTATTTAATCAAAGGGAAAAATCAGGTAGAAATTTCATTTATAGCTGGAGATTTATCGCTTAATCGAAACGATGACTTTCTTTATACTTTATTGGTTCCTGATAGGGCAAGTACACTTTTCCCCTGTTTTGATCAGCCGGATTTAAAGGCTTCCTACAGCTTGACCCTAATTGCTCCCAAGGATTGGACCGTATTGGCAGGTGCGCCAATTCTTACCAAAGTTGCGCAGGGCGAATATGTCAAACACGAATTTCAAAAGTCTGACCGCATGAGCACCTACTTGTTTTCCTTTGTGGCGGGTAAGTTTCATGAAGCAACTTCGACCATGGGTATGCCGATGCACTTGCTTTATCGAGAGGATAATGAAGAAAAGGTTTCTACCAGTTTACCTGAGCTTTTTAGATTGCATCAGCAGTCGGTGGAGTTTCTTGAATCTTACACCGGATATCCTTTTCCCTTTCAAAAACTGGATTTTGCTACTATTCCGATTTTCCAATATGGTGGTATGGAGCACGTAGGAGCGATTCAATATCGAGAAGGTGCGCTTTTTCTAGGTCCTGAGGCTACAGATTCGGAATTACTATCACGAGCAAAATTGATCGGGCATGAGACGGCTCACATGTGGTTTGGCGATTTGGTGACTATGAAATGGTTTAATGATGTCTGGATGAAAGAGGTCTTTGCCAATTTTATGGCTGGAAAAATTGCAAATCCTGCATTTCCTCAAATCAATCATGATCTACTTTTTCTGACTTCTTTGTACCCTGGGGCATACGCTGAGGATCGAACGAAAGGAACAAATCCTATCCGTCAAAACCTCTCCAACTTGAAGAATGCCGGTTCGCTCTATGGAGGTATTATTTATAACAAAGCTCCGATTATGATGCGACAACTGGAGACTTTGATGGGTGAAGAGGCTTTTCAAAAGGGAATACAAGCCTATATCAAAAATTTTGCAAATGGGAATGCAGAATGGAATGATCTCGTACAACTGCTAGACCAACAAACCCCTGAAGATTTAATGGCATGGAGTGAGGTTTGGGTCAACCAATCGAGCAGACCCATTTTCACTCAAGACTTGACGTTAGCAAAGGATGGGAAAATTGAGACTTTAAGATTGATTCAAAAAGCTGAAGATGGAAGTGATAAAGTCTGGCCACAATTTTTCGAAGTTACCTTGGTCTATGCAGATACCACGAGAATTATTCCTGTATCGATCAAGGGTAGGTCGGAAGAGATTCTTGAGGCTAAGGAATTGGAAAAGCCTTTGGCTATTTGGTACAATACCGACGGACTAGGATATGGTGTATTTCCGATTGATGAATCTAATTTGGATCAAATACCACAGATCGAAAATGAAGTGAGTCGCGCGAGTGCGTATTTGAATCTTTTTGAGAATACATTGAATGGAGGTGTTAAACCAACCAAAAACCTGGAAGTAATTCAAGCAGGTTTAAAAAGAGAAAATAATGAAATCATACTTCAATTGATTTCTGGTCAGGCAAATACCCTTTTCTGGACTTTTTTAAGCGAGGAGGTAAGAAAGGAAGAAGCTGAAAAAATGGAGGCCCTGGTATGGGATCGATTAAATCAAGGTCTGAAGCCGAATGTCAAGAAGTCCTTGTATAATCTTTACAGTGGAATTGCTTTTTCTGAAACTGGACAAGCCAAGCTTTATGGCATCTGGAACAAGGAAATCAACATTTCAAATTTGAATTTGAGTTCAGATAATTTGACTGGATTGGCAATGAATCTAGCTCTCTTTGGTCATCCGAAATCGGAGGAGATCTTAGATCAGGAAAGGTCTCGAATTACTAATTCGGATCGCCTTGCCAGATTTGATTTTTTAAGGCCTGCTTTATCTGGGAAAGAGGAAGATCGAGATGCTTTGTTTTTATCTTTTAAAGATTCTCAAAATCGAGAAAAAGAATCTTGGGTCCTTGCAGCATGTGGATACATTCATCATCCATTGAGGCAAAAAGAAAGCGTAAAGCACCTTTCCCTGGCGCTAGATCTTATGGAGGAAATTCAGCGAACTGGAGATATTTTCTTTCCAAAGGGATGGGCTTCTAACACAATCGGGCAATATAACTCTCCTGAAGCCGAGCAATTGGTTCAGGATTTTCTCAAGTCAAAACCAGATTTTAATCCTGTTTTGAAGAATAAAATTCTTCAAGCAACCGACAACTTGAGTAGAGCGCAGAAAATATTGGTTTAA
- a CDS encoding SH3 domain-containing protein, giving the protein MAADSLFNQQSYKEAMEIYELNYQLGIYSPAMLLKMAFISEGIGNSELATLYLTKYYDLSPYPETLTKIKTLTGQKELYGYEVSDASRFLLWLVEFREIIVASLTIILVLSLIILWSRGKKLTEARFYWPSVILICLIFVTNNFLKAPTSALITKSPTLIMSKPTAGGEPVDLVEPGHRVKIRSSKDIWYEIEWKDQIAYIKKDHVTRL; this is encoded by the coding sequence ATGGCAGCAGATTCTTTGTTTAACCAACAAAGCTATAAGGAAGCCATGGAGATTTATGAATTAAACTACCAATTGGGCATTTATTCTCCTGCTATGTTGCTAAAAATGGCATTCATTTCCGAAGGAATTGGCAACTCCGAGTTAGCAACTTTGTACCTGACCAAGTATTACGACCTAAGCCCTTATCCCGAAACACTTACCAAAATCAAGACATTAACTGGCCAAAAGGAACTTTATGGCTACGAAGTGAGTGATGCTAGCCGTTTTTTACTTTGGCTTGTTGAATTCAGAGAAATTATCGTTGCCTCTCTCACCATTATTCTTGTGCTTTCCTTGATTATCCTTTGGTCACGGGGTAAGAAACTTACGGAGGCTCGGTTTTATTGGCCTTCCGTAATCTTGATCTGCCTCATATTTGTCACAAATAATTTCCTCAAAGCACCTACCTCCGCTCTTATCACAAAAAGTCCAACACTAATCATGTCAAAACCTACAGCGGGGGGTGAACCTGTCGATCTAGTGGAGCCTGGTCATCGGGTCAAAATCAGATCCTCCAAAGACATCTGGTATGAAATCGAATGGAAAGACCAAATCGCCTATATCAAAAAAGATCATGTAACAAGACTATAA
- a CDS encoding 3-keto-disaccharide hydrolase encodes MVKSRIALWAAAGLLAACSSPKTEETASIDSVAVVATVTEWVPLFDGQTFNGWSKYGGGEVGKAWKIENGEIYLDAANKDGWQTGDGGDIVTNEEFENFHFKYEWKIAPNGNSGVIFLVHESPEYQYPWQTGPEMQVLDNNGHPDAKIISHRAGDLYDLIVSSEETVKPAGEWNQAEIIVNQGKLDLVLNGVTIVSTQLFTPEWEALIAKSKFKDMPGFGKYKKGKIALQDHGDVVHYRNLMIKPL; translated from the coding sequence ATGGTGAAATCTAGAATCGCACTTTGGGCTGCTGCTGGACTCTTGGCTGCTTGCTCAAGTCCTAAAACTGAAGAAACTGCTTCAATTGATTCAGTTGCAGTAGTAGCAACTGTAACTGAATGGGTCCCGTTATTTGATGGCCAAACATTCAATGGCTGGTCTAAATACGGTGGAGGAGAAGTAGGAAAAGCTTGGAAAATCGAAAATGGTGAAATCTATCTCGATGCAGCTAATAAAGACGGATGGCAAACCGGTGACGGTGGCGATATCGTAACCAATGAGGAGTTTGAAAATTTCCATTTTAAATATGAGTGGAAAATCGCACCTAATGGAAATAGTGGCGTAATCTTCCTCGTTCATGAATCGCCGGAATATCAGTATCCATGGCAGACTGGTCCTGAGATGCAAGTATTGGATAACAACGGCCATCCTGATGCTAAAATCATTAGCCATAGAGCCGGAGATCTATATGATTTGATCGTAAGTAGCGAAGAAACCGTTAAGCCTGCGGGAGAATGGAATCAAGCTGAGATCATTGTAAACCAAGGTAAACTAGATCTAGTTTTGAATGGTGTGACGATTGTCTCTACTCAGCTATTTACTCCAGAGTGGGAAGCATTGATTGCAAAAAGTAAGTTTAAGGATATGCCGGGTTTTGGTAAATACAAGAAAGGTAAAATTGCCTTACAGGATCACGGAGACGTGGTTCATTACCGAAACTTGATGATCAAGCCCTTGTAA